The genomic region CAAGTCGAAGGGGCGCAACACGCCGTACGCGGGGAAAACGCTCCGCGGGCGCGTGCGGTGGACCTTGGTGGGCGGCCGCGTCGTGCACGGCGCGGCGCCGGCGCCCGCGAGGGCGGGGAAAGCGAGGGGATAGTGAGCGCGCGCGATCGCGACGCGCTGGCGCTAGCGATCGTCGGCGTGTGCCGCCGCCTCTACGAGCGCGGGCTCATCGCGGGTCCGGACGGTAACGTGTCGGCGCGCCTCTCGGACGGCTCGATTCTCGTCACGCCGAGCGGGTTGTCCAAGGGGATTGTGACCGCCGAGCACCTGGTCGTCGTCGATGACAAGGGGGCGGTGCTCGACGGCACCCTGTCGCCCTCCAGCGAGCTTGCGATGCATCTCCGCATCTACGCACGGCGCTCGGACGTGAGGGCCGTGGTGCACGCGCATCCGCCCACAGCGACCGGGTTCGCGGTGGCCGGCGAATCTTTTATGGCGCCCGTGCTGCCGGAAGTTATCTTGCAGATGGGTGCGGTACCCCTGGTGCCGTACGCCACGCCCGGAACCGACGCGTTGGCGGATGCGCTGGAACCGTATCTGGATCACCACGACGCGTTCTTGCTGGCCAACCATGGAGCCACGACCCTCGGCGCGACCCTGACCGAGGCGCATCATAGAATGGAGAGTCTCGAAC from Gemmatimonadaceae bacterium harbors:
- a CDS encoding class II aldolase/adducin family protein yields the protein MSARDRDALALAIVGVCRRLYERGLIAGPDGNVSARLSDGSILVTPSGLSKGIVTAEHLVVVDDKGAVLDGTLSPSSELAMHLRIYARRSDVRAVVHAHPPTATGFAVAGESFMAPVLPEVILQMGAVPLVPYATPGTDALADALEPYLDHHDAFLLANHGATTLGATLTEAHHRMESLEHAARILLAARAVGRVRELNVADVDALRSRHEDHR